A single window of Solanum dulcamara chromosome 5, daSolDulc1.2, whole genome shotgun sequence DNA harbors:
- the LOC129890401 gene encoding uncharacterized protein LOC129890401 yields the protein MPDDKKMLYLRFDDNNLEFSCLLGLSVWLPTILLVYCVLKFLLQLVTHHPQKLEIVEHKKSDASEAEHQLDEAKKYSVVYRFRLRQEKIQREITGEEESGSKLISKEEESCVSKGPPRLRDGDLVHFSHRHPLLRFHLKGTEVIRCNMCTIIISGVSYGCDRCHYFLHEVCSNIPKRIRHDFHPMHSLTLLPIALWNSKVEKSEFCCVACGYDNSCPHHSLFSFYYHCDSCKFDLHLECATVTTTLNHKVKYPLDLFTCFPLQSEGAALLCCICNQVMNRQSAWLFYNREFDYICHYECAAEEELGVIGDQSFLSQVQKSLLLQKCCPGKQSKLGEVTHFSHRHPLKAIKQTNEASITGCSICSSQALSGYICQLCNYFIDETCFLFPRKIQHHFHPNHPLILGSYTNHPQFKCSACTQEKGAAYRCSTCKFSLHRSCAGAPMTLTLGTNKKLSYKLLYSYPYDGEMALIKCALNKETNSYDTKLCLASERLRCIKIEEDHY from the coding sequence ATGCCGGACGACAAGAAGATGCTATATTTGCGCTTTGATGATAACAACTTGGAATTCAGTTGTTTACTAGGCCTTTCTGTATGGTTACCAACTATTCTTCTAGTTTATTGTGTGCTCAAGTTTCTTCTTCAGTTGGTAACTCATCATCCTCAAAAGTTAGAAATAGTTGAGCACAAAAAATCAGATGCTTCTGAAGCTGAACATCAGTTGGATGAAGCAAAGAAATACTCTGTTGTGTACAGATTTAGGCTGAGGCAGGAAAAGATCCAAAGAGAAATAACAGGAGAAGAGGAATCAGGATCTAAATTGATTTCTAAGGAGGAGGAAAGTTGTGTGTCAAAAGGCCCTCCTCGTCTTCGTGATGGTGATCTTGTGCATTTCAGCCACAGGCATCCTTTGCTAAGATTTCACCTTAAAGGAACAGAAGTTATTAGATGCAACATGTGTACTATTATAATTTCTGGGGTATCTTATGGTTGTGATCGTTGTCATTACTTTCTCCATGAGGTATGCTCTAACATTCCTAAAAGAATTCGACATGATTTTCATCCTATGCATTCACTCACCCTTCTTCCTATCGCTCTTTGGAATTCGAAAGTGGAAAAAAGTGAATTCTGTTGTGTGGCATGTGGATATGACAACTCTTGTCCTCACCATTCATTGTTTTCATTTTACTATCATTGTGACTCGTGTAAATTTGATCTTCATCTTGAATGTGCTACTGTGACTACGACGTTGAACCATAAGGTAAAATACCCTCTTGATCTCTTCACTTGTTTTCCATTACAAAGTGAAGGTGCAGCCCTGTTATGTTGTATTTGTAACCAAGTTATGAATAGGCAATCCGCTTGGCTTTTCTACAATCGCGAGTTTGATTACATATGCCATTACGAGTGTGCTGCTGAAGAAGAACTTGGAGTTATAGGAGATCAAAGTTTTCTATCTCAAGTACAGAAATCCTTGCTTCTCCAAAAATGTTGTCCTGGAAAACAATCCAAACTCGGAGAAGTTACACACTTTAGCCACAGACATCCATTGAAAGCAATCAAACAAACGAATGAGGCATCAATCACGGGTTGCAGCATATGTTCAAGCCAGGCTTTGTCCGGTTACATTTGCCAGCTATGCAATTACTTCATCGACGAGACTTGTTTCCTTTTTCCGCGAAAGATACAACACCATTTTCACCCAAATCACCCTCTTATACTCGGTAGCTATACCAATCATCCACAGTTCAAATGTTCAGCTTGTACTCAAGAAAAAGGTGCAGCATACCGTTGCTCTACTTGTAAATTCAGTCTCCATCGTAGTTGTGCTGGTGCTCCCATGACATTAACCCTTGGCACAAACAAGAAACTTTCTTATAAGCTCCTCTATTCGTATCCATATGACGGTGAGATGGCACTTATCAAATGTGCGCTTAATAAAGAAACTAACTCTTATGATACTAAGCTTTGTTTAGCTTCTGAGAGATTGAGATGTATAAAAATAGAGGAAGACCACTATTAG
- the LOC129890400 gene encoding uncharacterized protein LOC129890400: MGTLSIVTSTESKSHCQPSHQIFRLTNYILLGASSSCIFLTLSLRLIPSLYGGLFILLHVLTIAGVVPGCTDTATLAGSNNCYAIHMVATVLTAIFQGSSAVLIFTKSYDFLRELKSYVREENGVAILKLIGGLSILIFFLQWVVLIVAFVLRYNAFVEGNNGSNSKQNETLKGCPGPIQV; this comes from the coding sequence ATGGGTACTCTTTCCATCGTCACGTCAACTGAGTCCAAGTCTCACTGTCAACCATCTCATCAAATATTTCGTTTAACCAATTACATTCTCTTAGGTGCATCATCGAGTTGTATCTTTCTTACCCTCTCTTTACGCCTAATCCCATCGTTATACGGTGGCCTTTTCATCCTCCTCCATGTTCTCACAATCGCGGGTGTAGTGCCCGGTTGCACGGACACTGCAACCCTAGCGGGCTCCAACAATTGTTATGCCATTCATATGGTTGCTACCGTTTTAACGGCAATATTTCAAGGATCGTCTGCTGTGCTTATTTTCACAAAGAGTTATGATTTTTTACGAGAATTAAAGTCTTATGTTAGAGAAGAAAATGGTGTTGCAATTTTGAAATTGATTGGTGGATtgtcaattttgatatttttcttgcAATGGGTGGTTTTGATAGTGGCTTTTGTTTTGAGGTACAATGCCTTTGTGGAAGGGAATAATGGTTCAAATTCTAAACAAAATGAGACTTTGAAAGGATGTCCTGGTCCAATCcaagtataa